From the Gallaecimonas kandeliae genome, one window contains:
- the fusA gene encoding elongation factor G produces MARKTPIERYRNIGISAHIDAGKTTTTERVLFYTGVSHKIGEVHDGAATMDWMEQEQERGITITSAATTAFWSGMGQQFPEHRINIIDTPGHVDFTIEVERSMRVLDGAVMVYCAVGGVQPQSETVWRQANKYHVPRIAFVNKMDRTGANFLRVVDQIKTRLKATPVPIQLPIGAEENFKGVIDLIKMKAINWSEEDMGTTFTYEDIPADMQDLAEEWRMNMVEAAAEANEELMEKYLGGEELTEEEIKTGLRARVLSTDIILCTLGSAFKNKGVQAMLDAVIEFLPAPTDVPPIKGELPNGEAAVRKSSDEEPFSALAFKIATDPFVGSLTFFRVYSGVVNSGDAVLNATKDKRERIGRIVQMHANKRDEITEVRAGDIAAAIGLKDVTTGETLCTEAAPIILERMEFPEPVISVAVEPKTKSDQEKMGLALGRLAKEDPSFRVWTDEESGQTIIAGMGELHLEILVDRMKREFKVEANVGKPQVSYRETIRNSVEVEGKFVRQSGGRGQFGHVWLRMEPVEEGKGYEFVNAIVGGVVPKEYIPAVDKGIQEQMKNGVLAGFPIEDMKVTLYDGSYHDVDSNEMAFKIAASMGFKAGFMKANPVLLEPIMKVEVETPEENMGDVIGDINRRRGLIEGMDDGPSGKIVRGQVPLSEMFGYATDLRSATQGRASYSMEFLKYQECPTNIAKDVIEARKSGE; encoded by the coding sequence GTGGCTCGCAAAACACCTATCGAGCGTTACCGTAACATCGGTATCAGCGCTCACATCGATGCAGGTAAAACGACCACCACCGAGCGGGTTCTGTTCTACACCGGTGTATCTCACAAGATCGGTGAAGTGCATGATGGCGCTGCCACCATGGACTGGATGGAGCAGGAGCAGGAGCGTGGTATCACCATCACCTCCGCTGCCACCACCGCCTTCTGGAGCGGCATGGGCCAGCAGTTCCCTGAGCATCGCATCAACATCATCGACACCCCTGGACACGTGGACTTTACCATCGAGGTAGAGCGCTCCATGCGTGTACTGGATGGTGCCGTAATGGTTTACTGCGCTGTTGGCGGTGTTCAGCCCCAGTCCGAAACTGTATGGCGTCAGGCGAACAAGTACCACGTACCCCGTATCGCCTTCGTCAACAAGATGGACCGTACCGGTGCCAACTTCCTGCGCGTTGTTGATCAGATCAAAACCCGCCTGAAGGCCACTCCGGTTCCGATCCAGCTGCCCATCGGCGCTGAGGAAAACTTCAAGGGTGTAATCGACCTTATCAAGATGAAGGCCATCAACTGGTCCGAAGAAGATATGGGCACCACCTTCACCTACGAAGATATCCCTGCCGACATGCAGGATCTCGCCGAAGAATGGCGCATGAACATGGTGGAAGCTGCCGCTGAAGCCAACGAAGAGCTGATGGAAAAGTACCTCGGCGGCGAAGAGCTGACCGAAGAGGAAATCAAGACTGGTCTGCGCGCCCGCGTGCTGAGCACCGACATCATCCTTTGTACCCTGGGTTCCGCGTTCAAGAACAAGGGCGTTCAGGCCATGCTCGACGCTGTTATCGAGTTCCTGCCTGCTCCGACCGACGTTCCGCCGATCAAGGGTGAACTGCCCAACGGTGAAGCCGCTGTTCGTAAGTCCAGCGACGAAGAACCCTTCTCTGCTCTGGCGTTCAAGATTGCCACCGACCCCTTCGTTGGCTCTCTGACCTTCTTCCGCGTCTACTCCGGTGTGGTTAACTCCGGTGACGCCGTGCTGAACGCCACCAAGGACAAGCGCGAGCGTATCGGCCGTATCGTTCAGATGCACGCCAACAAGCGTGACGAAATCACTGAAGTACGTGCCGGCGACATCGCTGCTGCCATCGGTCTGAAGGACGTCACCACCGGTGAAACCCTCTGTACCGAAGCTGCCCCCATCATCCTGGAGCGCATGGAGTTCCCCGAGCCGGTTATCTCCGTTGCCGTTGAACCCAAGACCAAGTCTGACCAGGAAAAAATGGGCCTGGCCCTGGGCCGTCTGGCCAAGGAAGACCCCTCCTTCCGCGTTTGGACCGACGAAGAGTCTGGCCAGACCATCATCGCCGGTATGGGCGAGCTGCACCTGGAAATTCTCGTTGACCGTATGAAACGTGAATTCAAGGTTGAAGCCAACGTAGGTAAGCCTCAGGTTTCCTACCGTGAAACCATCCGTAACAGCGTTGAAGTGGAAGGTAAATTCGTACGTCAGTCCGGTGGTCGTGGTCAGTTCGGTCACGTTTGGCTGCGCATGGAGCCAGTTGAAGAGGGCAAAGGCTACGAGTTCGTCAACGCCATCGTGGGCGGTGTGGTTCCCAAGGAATACATCCCGGCTGTCGATAAAGGTATTCAGGAGCAGATGAAGAACGGTGTTCTTGCCGGCTTCCCCATCGAGGACATGAAAGTCACTCTGTACGATGGCTCCTACCACGACGTTGACTCCAACGAGATGGCGTTCAAAATCGCTGCGTCCATGGGCTTCAAGGCTGGCTTCATGAAAGCCAACCCGGTTCTGCTCGAACCCATCATGAAGGTGGAAGTCGAGACTCCGGAAGAGAACATGGGTGACGTGATCGGCGACATCAACCGTCGTCGTGGTCTGATTGAAGGTATGGATGACGGCCCGTCCGGCAAGATCGTCCGTGGTCAGGTACCGCTGTCCGAAATGTTCGGCTACGCTACCGACCTGCGCTCTGCGACCCAAGGTCGTGCTTCTTACTCCATGGAGTTCTTGAAGTACCAAGAGTGTCCGACCAACATCGCCAAAGACGTTATCGAAGCTCGCAAATCCGGCGAGTAA
- the tuf gene encoding elongation factor Tu: MSKEKFERTKPHVNVGTIGHVDHGKTTLTAAITSVLAKTYGGSAKAFDQIDNAPEEKARGITINTSHVEYDTPTRHYAHVDCPGHADYVKNMITGAAQMDGAILVVAATDGPMPQTREHILLARQVGVPYIIVFMNKCDMVDDEELQELVEMEVRELLSAYDFPGDDLPVIRGSALKALEGDAEWEKKIIELGEALDTYIPEPERAIDKPFILPVEDVFSISGRGTVVTGRVEQGIIKVGEEVEIVGINPTTKTTCTGVEMFRKLLDEGRAGENVGVLLRGTKRDEVERGQVLCKPGSIKPHTKFESEVYVLSKEEGGRHTPFFKGYRPQFYFRTTDVTGTIELPEGVEMVMPGDNIQMVVELICPIAMDEGLRFAIREGGRTVGAGVVAKIIA, from the coding sequence GTGTCTAAAGAAAAATTTGAACGTACAAAACCCCACGTCAACGTAGGTACCATCGGTCACGTTGACCACGGTAAAACCACCCTGACTGCCGCCATCACCTCCGTACTGGCCAAGACCTACGGTGGTTCCGCCAAGGCGTTCGACCAGATCGACAACGCCCCGGAAGAAAAGGCGCGTGGTATCACCATCAACACCTCTCACGTTGAGTACGACACCCCGACCCGTCACTACGCTCACGTTGACTGCCCCGGCCACGCCGACTACGTCAAAAACATGATCACCGGTGCTGCCCAGATGGACGGCGCTATCCTGGTGGTTGCTGCTACCGACGGCCCGATGCCCCAGACCCGCGAGCACATCCTGCTGGCCCGTCAGGTAGGCGTTCCTTACATCATCGTGTTCATGAACAAGTGCGACATGGTTGATGACGAAGAGCTGCAAGAGCTGGTCGAGATGGAAGTGCGCGAGCTGCTGTCCGCCTACGACTTCCCCGGTGACGACCTGCCGGTCATCAGGGGCTCTGCCCTGAAAGCCCTGGAAGGCGACGCCGAGTGGGAGAAGAAGATCATTGAGCTGGGCGAAGCCCTGGACACCTACATCCCCGAGCCGGAGCGCGCTATCGACAAGCCGTTCATCCTGCCCGTGGAAGACGTCTTCTCCATCTCTGGCCGTGGTACCGTTGTTACCGGTCGTGTAGAGCAAGGCATCATCAAGGTTGGTGAAGAAGTGGAAATCGTCGGTATCAACCCGACCACCAAGACCACTTGTACCGGCGTTGAAATGTTCCGCAAGCTGCTGGACGAAGGCCGCGCTGGTGAGAACGTAGGTGTTCTGCTGCGTGGTACCAAGCGTGACGAAGTAGAGCGTGGTCAGGTTCTGTGTAAGCCGGGCTCCATCAAGCCGCACACCAAGTTCGAATCCGAAGTGTACGTGCTGAGCAAAGAAGAAGGTGGTCGTCACACCCCGTTCTTCAAAGGCTACCGTCCGCAGTTCTACTTCCGTACCACTGACGTGACTGGCACCATCGAGCTGCCGGAAGGCGTAGAGATGGTAATGCCTGGTGACAACATCCAGATGGTAGTTGAGCTGATCTGCCCGATCGCCATGGATGAAGGTCTGCGCTTCGCTATCCGCGAAGGTGGCCGTACCGTAGGCGCCGGCGTAGTAGCCAAAATCATCGCCTAA
- the rpsJ gene encoding 30S ribosomal protein S10, protein MANQRIRIRLKAFDHRLIDQSTAEIVETAKRTGAQVRGPIPLPTRKERFTVLISPHVNKDARDQYEIRTHKRLVDIVEPTDKTVDALMRLDLAAGVDVQISLG, encoded by the coding sequence ATGGCTAATCAGCGTATCCGTATCCGCCTGAAGGCTTTCGATCACCGCTTGATCGACCAGTCTACTGCGGAAATCGTGGAAACGGCCAAACGCACTGGCGCCCAGGTTCGCGGTCCTATCCCGCTGCCGACCCGCAAAGAGCGTTTTACCGTGCTGATCTCCCCGCACGTCAACAAAGACGCGCGTGATCAGTATGAAATCCGCACCCATAAGCGTCTGGTGGATATCGTAGAACCCACCGACAAGACTGTTGACGCCTTGATGCGCCTGGATCTGGCTGCTGGCGTCGACGTACAGATCAGCTTGGGCTGA
- the rplC gene encoding 50S ribosomal protein L3 encodes MAIGLIGKKVGMTRIFTEDGVSIPVTVIQVESNRVTQVKSLETDGYRALQVTTGSKKANRVTKPQAGHFAKAGVEAGRGLWEFRLADGEGEGLELGAELSVSLFEDVKKVDVTGTSKGKGFAGAVKRWNFRTQDATHGNSLSHRVHGSIGQNQSPGKVFKGKKMAGHMGDERVTTQNLELVRVDAERGLLLVKGAVPGATGGDLIVKPAVKA; translated from the coding sequence ATGGCTATTGGTCTTATCGGTAAAAAAGTCGGGATGACCCGTATCTTCACTGAAGACGGCGTTTCCATTCCCGTAACCGTAATCCAAGTTGAAAGCAACCGCGTGACCCAGGTTAAGAGCCTGGAGACCGACGGCTACCGCGCACTGCAGGTAACTACTGGCTCCAAGAAAGCCAACCGCGTTACCAAGCCGCAAGCGGGTCACTTTGCCAAAGCTGGCGTTGAAGCCGGTCGCGGCCTGTGGGAATTCCGTCTGGCAGACGGCGAAGGCGAAGGCCTGGAGCTGGGTGCCGAGCTGAGCGTATCCCTGTTCGAAGACGTCAAGAAAGTTGACGTGACCGGCACCTCCAAAGGTAAAGGTTTTGCAGGCGCCGTTAAGCGTTGGAACTTCCGCACTCAAGACGCTACTCACGGTAACTCTCTGTCCCACCGCGTACACGGTTCCATTGGTCAAAACCAATCCCCGGGTAAGGTGTTCAAGGGCAAGAAGATGGCTGGTCACATGGGCGACGAGCGCGTTACTACCCAGAACCTGGAACTGGTTCGTGTAGACGCCGAGCGTGGCCTGCTGCTGGTAAAAGGTGCCGTTCCCGGCGCTACCGGCGGTGACCTCATCGTTAAACCCGCTGTGAAAGCGTAA
- the rplD gene encoding 50S ribosomal protein L4 — protein MELVLKDAQGALEVSEATFGRELNEALVHQVVVAYAAAARQGTRAQKTRSEVSGGGKKPFRQKGTGRARAGSTRSPIWRAGGVSFAAKPQNYEQKVNKKMYRGAIKSILSELVRQDRLVVVENFGVSAPKTKELVAKLGELELKDVLIVTQEVDENLFLAARNLYKVDVRDVAGIDPVSLIAFEKVLMTTGAVKQLEEMLA, from the coding sequence ATGGAATTGGTATTGAAAGACGCGCAAGGCGCTCTTGAAGTTTCCGAAGCTACCTTTGGGCGTGAGCTGAATGAAGCCCTGGTACACCAGGTGGTTGTGGCTTACGCCGCTGCTGCCCGTCAAGGTACCCGTGCTCAGAAGACCCGCTCTGAAGTATCCGGCGGCGGCAAGAAGCCCTTCCGTCAGAAAGGCACCGGCCGCGCTCGTGCCGGCTCCACCCGCAGCCCGATCTGGCGCGCCGGTGGCGTGAGTTTTGCTGCCAAGCCGCAAAACTACGAGCAGAAAGTAAACAAGAAAATGTATCGCGGCGCGATCAAGAGCATCCTGTCTGAACTCGTTCGTCAGGACCGCCTGGTTGTTGTCGAGAACTTCGGTGTTTCCGCACCCAAGACCAAAGAACTGGTTGCCAAGCTGGGCGAGCTGGAGCTGAAAGACGTTCTGATCGTGACTCAAGAAGTCGATGAGAACCTGTTCCTGGCCGCACGCAACCTGTACAAGGTCGACGTACGCGACGTAGCTGGTATCGATCCGGTATCTCTGATCGCCTTCGAAAAGGTGCTGATGACCACTGGTGCTGTGAAGCAGCTTGAGGAGATGCTGGCATGA
- the rplW gene encoding 50S ribosomal protein L23 produces the protein MIREERILKVIRAPHVSEKSTLVAEKFNTVVFKVATDSTKAEVKAAVEKLFEVEVDAVRTVNVKGKTKRHGARSGRRSDWKKAYVTLKAGQQIDFGGAE, from the coding sequence ATGATCCGTGAAGAACGCATTCTGAAAGTGATTCGCGCCCCTCACGTCTCTGAAAAGAGCACTCTGGTTGCCGAGAAGTTCAACACTGTTGTCTTCAAGGTCGCTACCGACTCCACCAAGGCTGAAGTGAAAGCCGCCGTGGAGAAGCTCTTCGAAGTGGAAGTGGACGCAGTCCGCACCGTCAACGTCAAAGGCAAAACCAAGCGTCATGGCGCCCGTAGCGGCCGCCGCAGCGATTGGAAAAAAGCCTATGTGACCCTGAAGGCCGGTCAACAGATCGACTTCGGCGGCGCTGAGTAA
- the rplB gene encoding 50S ribosomal protein L2, producing MAIVKCKPTSPGRRHVVKVVNPELHKGKPHAALLDKKSKTGGRNNAGRITTRHIGGGHKQHYRIIDFKRTKDGIPATVERLEYDPNRSANIALVLYADGERRYILAPKGLQAGDKVQSGVDAPIKAGNSLPMRNIPVGSTVHAVEMKPGKGAQIARSAGAYVQIVARDGAYVTIRLRSGEMRKVPADCRATIGEVGNAEHMLRQLGKAGAKRWRGVRPTVRGVVMNPVDHPHGGGEGRTSGGRHPVSPWGKPTKGAKTRKNKRTDKFIVRRRSK from the coding sequence ATGGCTATCGTTAAGTGTAAGCCCACATCTCCGGGTCGCCGCCACGTTGTTAAAGTGGTTAACCCTGAGCTGCACAAAGGCAAGCCTCACGCCGCACTGCTGGACAAAAAGTCCAAAACTGGCGGTCGTAACAATGCTGGTCGTATCACCACCCGTCACATCGGCGGTGGTCACAAGCAGCACTACCGGATCATCGACTTCAAGCGTACCAAAGATGGCATTCCTGCCACCGTTGAGCGCCTGGAATACGATCCGAACCGCAGCGCCAACATCGCGCTGGTTCTGTACGCAGACGGTGAGCGTCGCTACATCCTGGCCCCCAAAGGCCTGCAGGCTGGCGACAAGGTTCAGTCCGGTGTAGATGCGCCCATCAAGGCCGGCAACAGCCTGCCGATGCGCAACATCCCGGTCGGTTCCACCGTTCACGCTGTCGAAATGAAGCCCGGTAAAGGCGCTCAGATCGCCCGTTCCGCCGGTGCCTACGTGCAGATCGTTGCCCGTGACGGTGCCTACGTGACTATCCGTCTGCGTAGCGGCGAAATGCGCAAAGTTCCGGCTGACTGCCGCGCCACTATCGGCGAAGTAGGCAATGCCGAGCACATGCTGCGTCAACTGGGTAAAGCTGGTGCCAAGCGCTGGCGTGGTGTTCGTCCCACCGTCCGCGGTGTGGTCATGAACCCCGTCGACCACCCGCACGGTGGTGGTGAAGGCCGTACCTCTGGTGGCCGTCACCCGGTTTCTCCGTGGGGCAAGCCGACCAAAGGTGCCAAGACCCGTAAGAACAAGCGTACTGACAAGTTCATCGTACGCCGTCGTAGCAAGTAA
- the rpsS gene encoding 30S ribosomal protein S19, giving the protein MPRSLKKGPFIDLHLLKKVEKAVESGDKKPIKTWSRRSMIIPNMIGLTIAVHNGRQHVPVYVSDEMIGHKLGEFAPTRTYRGHAADKKAKKR; this is encoded by the coding sequence ATGCCACGTTCTCTCAAGAAAGGTCCGTTTATCGACCTGCACTTGCTGAAGAAGGTAGAGAAAGCGGTGGAAAGCGGGGACAAGAAACCTATCAAGACTTGGTCCCGTCGTTCAATGATCATTCCGAACATGATCGGTTTGACCATCGCTGTCCATAATGGTCGTCAGCACGTTCCGGTATACGTTTCCGATGAAATGATCGGTCACAAACTGGGCGAGTTCGCGCCGACCCGTACTTACCGTGGTCACGCCGCGGACAAGAAAGCCAAGAAGCGTTAA
- the rplV gene encoding 50S ribosomal protein L22 — MEAIAKHRFARTSAQKARLVADQVRGLPVAKAIDTLTFSDKKAAGLVKKVLESAIANAEHNFGLDIDELKVAKIFVDEGPTMKRIMPRAKGRADRIMKRTSHITVVVAER; from the coding sequence ATGGAAGCTATCGCTAAACATCGTTTTGCCCGTACCTCTGCGCAGAAGGCTCGCCTGGTTGCTGATCAGGTTCGCGGTCTGCCCGTGGCCAAGGCCATTGACACTCTGACCTTCAGCGATAAAAAAGCTGCCGGTCTGGTCAAGAAGGTACTGGAGTCTGCCATTGCCAATGCCGAGCACAACTTCGGCCTGGACATCGATGAGCTTAAAGTGGCCAAGATCTTCGTTGACGAAGGTCCGACCATGAAGCGCATCATGCCCCGTGCCAAAGGTCGTGCGGACCGTATCATGAAGCGCACCAGCCACATTACTGTGGTTGTCGCTGAGCGTTAA
- the rpsC gene encoding 30S ribosomal protein S3, with protein sequence MGQKVHPNGIRLGIVKPWNATWYADTKDFADNLHGDHEVRQFLKKELKAASVSRIVIERPAKSIRVTIHTARPGVVIGKKGEDVEKLRKAVAKIAGVPAQINISEVRKPELDAQLVADSISSQLERRVMFRRAMKRAVQNAMRLGAKGIKVEVNGRLGGAEIARTEWYREGRVPLHTLRADIDYATSEAHTTYGVIGTKVWVFKGEVLGGMPVAEVQPEPKKKGKGGK encoded by the coding sequence ATGGGACAGAAAGTACATCCTAATGGTATCCGCCTGGGCATCGTGAAGCCTTGGAACGCTACCTGGTATGCGGACACCAAAGATTTTGCTGACAACCTGCATGGCGATCACGAAGTGCGCCAGTTCCTGAAAAAGGAACTGAAAGCCGCCTCCGTATCCCGCATCGTTATCGAGCGTCCTGCCAAGTCTATCCGTGTCACCATTCACACCGCTCGTCCGGGTGTGGTGATCGGCAAGAAAGGCGAAGACGTCGAGAAGCTGCGCAAAGCCGTTGCCAAGATTGCCGGCGTGCCCGCGCAAATCAACATCAGCGAAGTGCGCAAGCCTGAGCTGGACGCGCAACTGGTTGCCGACAGCATCAGCAGCCAGCTGGAGCGCCGCGTTATGTTCCGTCGCGCTATGAAGCGTGCTGTACAAAACGCCATGCGCCTGGGTGCCAAGGGTATCAAGGTAGAAGTGAACGGCCGCCTGGGTGGCGCCGAGATCGCTCGCACCGAATGGTACCGTGAAGGCCGTGTGCCGCTGCACACCCTGCGCGCTGACATCGATTATGCCACTTCCGAAGCTCACACCACTTACGGCGTGATCGGCACTAAAGTCTGGGTCTTCAAAGGTGAAGTTCTGGGCGGCATGCCGGTAGCCGAAGTGCAGCCCGAGCCGAAGAAGAAAGGCAAAGGTGGCAAGTAA
- the rplP gene encoding 50S ribosomal protein L16, protein MLQPKRTKFRKQHKMRNRGLAQAGAKVSFGTFGLKAVGRGRMTARQIEAARRAMTRHVKRQGKIWIRVFPDKPITEKPLEVRMGKGKGSVEYWVAEIKPGKVLYEMDGVSEELAREAFALAAAKLPFKTTFVTRTVL, encoded by the coding sequence ATGTTGCAACCGAAACGTACAAAATTCCGCAAGCAGCACAAGATGCGCAACCGCGGTTTGGCGCAAGCCGGTGCCAAGGTCTCCTTCGGCACCTTCGGCCTGAAAGCCGTTGGTCGTGGTCGTATGACTGCCCGTCAAATCGAAGCTGCCCGTCGTGCCATGACCCGTCACGTCAAGCGTCAAGGTAAGATCTGGATCCGGGTTTTCCCCGACAAGCCGATCACCGAGAAGCCTCTGGAAGTGCGGATGGGTAAAGGTAAGGGTTCCGTTGAGTATTGGGTTGCCGAGATCAAGCCCGGCAAAGTCCTGTACGAGATGGATGGTGTATCTGAAGAGCTGGCTCGTGAAGCGTTCGCCCTGGCGGCCGCCAAACTGCCCTTTAAGACCACCTTTGTGACTCGGACGGTGCTGTGA
- the rpmC gene encoding 50S ribosomal protein L29 encodes MKATELRNKSVEDLNAELINLLREQFNLRMQAATGQLSQSHELKKVRRNIARVKTVLNEKAGA; translated from the coding sequence ATGAAAGCGACTGAACTGCGTAACAAAAGCGTTGAGGACCTGAACGCTGAACTGATCAACCTGCTGCGTGAGCAATTCAACCTGCGCATGCAAGCGGCGACCGGTCAGCTGTCTCAGAGCCACGAGCTCAAGAAAGTGCGTCGCAATATTGCGCGCGTTAAGACTGTTCTCAACGAGAAGGCAGGTGCGTAA
- the rpsQ gene encoding 30S ribosomal protein S17, whose amino-acid sequence MTEKTVRTLQGRVVSDKMDKSITVAIERMVKHPIYGKFIKRTTKLHVHDENNECQTGDVVTIRECRPLSKTKSWTLVQIVERPAKV is encoded by the coding sequence ATGACTGAGAAGACTGTTCGTACACTGCAGGGCCGCGTGGTCAGCGACAAGATGGACAAGTCCATCACTGTCGCTATCGAGCGCATGGTGAAGCACCCGATCTACGGTAAGTTCATCAAGCGTACTACCAAGCTGCACGTGCATGACGAGAACAACGAGTGCCAGACTGGCGACGTCGTGACTATTCGCGAGTGCCGCCCGTTGTCCAAGACCAAGTCCTGGACTCTGGTGCAAATCGTTGAGCGTCCGGCCAAGGTCTAA
- the rplN gene encoding 50S ribosomal protein L14, with amino-acid sequence MIQMQSMLDVADNSGARSVMCIKVLGGSHRRYAAVGDIIKVTVKEAIPRGKVKKGDVVNAVVVRTKKGVRRPDGSLIRFDRNAAVLLNAKQEPIGTRIFGPVTRELRSEKFMKIISLAPEVL; translated from the coding sequence ATGATCCAAATGCAAAGTATGCTCGACGTTGCTGATAACAGCGGCGCTCGCAGCGTAATGTGTATTAAGGTTCTGGGTGGTTCGCACCGCCGTTATGCCGCTGTTGGCGACATCATCAAAGTTACCGTTAAGGAAGCAATTCCGCGCGGTAAGGTTAAAAAAGGTGATGTGGTTAACGCGGTGGTAGTGCGTACCAAAAAAGGTGTGCGTCGTCCTGACGGTTCTCTGATCCGTTTCGATCGTAACGCTGCGGTACTGCTGAATGCCAAGCAGGAACCCATTGGCACCCGTATCTTCGGCCCTGTGACTCGTGAGCTGCGTTCTGAGAAGTTCATGAAGATCATCTCTCTGGCGCCGGAAGTACTGTAA
- the rplX gene encoding 50S ribosomal protein L24, with translation MAAKIRRDDEVIVLTGKDKGKRGKVTKVLATGKLIVEGVNVIKKHQKPNPYLGVQGGIIEKEAPIQASNVAIYNPKTGKADRVGFRLEEGQKVRFFKSNNEVIN, from the coding sequence ATGGCAGCGAAAATTCGTCGTGACGATGAAGTGATCGTGCTGACCGGCAAAGACAAGGGCAAGCGTGGCAAAGTCACCAAGGTCCTGGCTACCGGCAAGCTGATCGTTGAAGGCGTAAACGTCATCAAAAAGCACCAAAAGCCCAACCCCTACCTGGGTGTTCAGGGTGGCATCATCGAGAAAGAAGCCCCTATTCAGGCTTCCAACGTGGCCATCTACAACCCCAAAACTGGCAAGGCTGACCGTGTCGGTTTCCGTCTTGAAGAAGGCCAAAAGGTCCGTTTCTTCAAGTCCAATAACGAAGTCATCAACTGA
- the rplE gene encoding 50S ribosomal protein L5 translates to MAKLHDFYKETVVPGLVEQFGYKTVMQVPRIEKITLNMGVGEAVADKKLLDNASADLAAISGQKPLITKARKSVAGFKIREGYPIGCKVTLRGERMWEFFERLVSISIPRIRDFRGLNPKSFDGRGNYSMGVREQIIFPEIDYDKVDRVRGLDITITTSANSDEEGRALLAAFNFPFKK, encoded by the coding sequence ATGGCGAAACTGCATGATTTCTACAAAGAGACTGTAGTGCCTGGGCTGGTTGAACAGTTCGGCTACAAGACAGTCATGCAAGTCCCTCGGATTGAGAAAATCACCCTGAACATGGGTGTAGGTGAAGCTGTGGCTGACAAAAAGCTGCTGGATAATGCCTCTGCCGATCTGGCAGCCATTTCCGGTCAGAAGCCGCTGATCACCAAAGCACGCAAATCCGTAGCGGGCTTCAAGATCCGTGAAGGTTATCCTATTGGTTGCAAAGTAACCCTGCGCGGCGAACGTATGTGGGAGTTCTTCGAGCGTCTGGTCTCGATCTCTATCCCGCGTATCCGTGACTTCCGTGGCCTCAACCCGAAATCTTTCGACGGTCGTGGCAACTACAGCATGGGTGTTCGCGAGCAAATCATCTTCCCTGAAATCGACTATGACAAAGTCGATCGCGTACGTGGTCTGGATATCACCATTACCACCAGCGCGAACTCTGACGAGGAAGGTCGTGCTCTGCTGGCTGCCTTTAACTTCCCGTTCAAAAAGTAA
- the rpsN gene encoding 30S ribosomal protein S14, with product MAKQSMKAREAKRAKLVAQYAEKRATLKAIISNVNSSDEERWDAVLKLQALPRDSSRSRQRNRCRVTGRPHAFLRKFGLSRIKVREAAMRGEIPGLRKASW from the coding sequence ATGGCAAAGCAATCAATGAAGGCCCGCGAAGCCAAGCGTGCCAAGCTGGTAGCCCAGTACGCTGAGAAGCGTGCGACGCTGAAAGCTATCATCAGCAACGTCAACAGCTCTGATGAAGAGCGTTGGGACGCCGTGCTCAAACTGCAAGCCCTCCCGCGTGATTCCAGCCGCAGCCGTCAGCGTAACCGCTGCCGCGTGACTGGTCGTCCGCATGCCTTCCTGCGCAAGTTCGGCCTGAGCCGTATCAAGGTGCGTGAAGCTGCTATGCGCGGTGAGATTCCTGGCCTTCGCAAGGCCAGCTGGTAA
- the rpsH gene encoding 30S ribosomal protein S8, with protein MSMQDPIADMLTRIRNGQQARKVAVSMPSSKLKVAIAETLKKEGYIADYNVTGDVKPVLEVTLKYFQGKPVVESIQRVSRPGLRIYKKKDELPKVMGGLGVAIVSTSKGVMSDRAARKAGMGGEIICYVA; from the coding sequence ATGAGCATGCAAGATCCTATCGCTGACATGCTGACTCGCATCCGCAACGGCCAACAGGCCCGCAAGGTTGCAGTCTCCATGCCTTCTTCCAAGCTGAAGGTGGCTATCGCCGAAACGCTGAAGAAAGAAGGTTACATCGCCGACTACAACGTTACCGGTGACGTCAAGCCTGTGCTGGAAGTTACCCTGAAGTACTTCCAGGGTAAGCCGGTTGTTGAGAGCATTCAACGCGTCTCCCGCCCCGGTCTGCGCATCTACAAGAAGAAAGATGAGCTGCCGAAAGTCATGGGTGGTCTGGGCGTTGCTATCGTCTCTACGTCCAAGGGCGTGATGAGCGACCGTGCCGCGCGTAAAGCCGGTATGGGTGGCGAAATCATCTGCTACGTAGCGTAA